Proteins from a single region of Murdochiella vaginalis:
- the rlmD gene encoding 23S rRNA (uracil(1939)-C(5))-methyltransferase RlmD gives MTKKKHPVVDVRIEELAYPDRASGVVLSTIAHDPVGEMLELPVDHSKREAVAPMRMKGGLPGQVWRCRVKRSHAGVREVMPLQLLAPSPMEHRPTCPQAGICGGCNYQTISVESELLLKSRQLRELYAPLGLSSAISLYRSPLLEGYRSKMEYTFGDSTPGGPLTLGLHRPGHFYDILPTPLCNIVPEDFNSLRKAVERFCREREWTFYHRAKKSGYLRHLVLRAALTTGELMVNLVTTSERTWTALDTTEFLRLLHSLSLSMRLVSVFHTTNDSVADVVQADALDLLEGRSYLEERLFDLSFHVGPFSFFQPNVMGAKNLYSKALDLAGDLRGKTVYDLYSGTGTLAQIAASRAQRVIGVEIVEEAVEKAREACQRNGLANVRFVASDVLAELTRLADIGDRPDVVLLDPPRQGIHPKAVAHLIAAAPERIVYISCNPTTQVHDLSLFTAGGYRVEQVVAFDQFPRTKHVETVCLMSRKD, from the coding sequence ATGACGAAGAAAAAACATCCGGTGGTGGACGTGCGAATTGAAGAGCTGGCGTATCCCGATCGTGCGAGCGGCGTGGTGCTGTCGACGATTGCGCATGATCCGGTGGGCGAGATGCTGGAGTTGCCCGTGGATCACAGCAAACGCGAGGCGGTCGCGCCCATGCGCATGAAGGGCGGGCTGCCGGGCCAGGTTTGGCGTTGCCGCGTGAAGCGTTCGCATGCCGGGGTGCGCGAGGTGATGCCATTGCAGCTGCTGGCGCCGTCGCCCATGGAACATCGTCCGACTTGCCCACAGGCAGGCATCTGCGGAGGTTGCAATTACCAGACGATCAGCGTGGAATCGGAGCTGCTGCTTAAAAGCCGGCAGCTGCGGGAGCTGTATGCGCCGCTGGGGCTTTCTTCCGCGATTTCGCTTTATCGCAGTCCGCTCTTGGAGGGCTATCGCAGCAAGATGGAGTATACCTTCGGCGACAGCACGCCTGGCGGGCCGCTGACGTTGGGGCTGCATCGTCCGGGCCATTTTTATGACATTTTGCCGACGCCGCTGTGCAATATCGTCCCGGAGGATTTTAATTCGTTGCGCAAGGCAGTGGAGCGTTTTTGCCGGGAGCGCGAATGGACATTCTATCATCGTGCGAAGAAGAGCGGCTATTTGCGCCATCTCGTGTTGCGTGCGGCGCTTACGACGGGGGAGCTCATGGTCAATCTTGTGACGACCTCGGAGCGCACCTGGACGGCACTCGATACGACGGAATTTCTGCGCCTTCTGCACAGCCTTTCCCTTTCGATGCGCCTCGTGAGCGTCTTCCACACGACCAATGACAGCGTTGCGGACGTGGTGCAGGCGGATGCTCTCGATCTTTTGGAAGGACGTTCTTACCTGGAAGAGCGCCTTTTTGACCTCTCGTTTCACGTGGGGCCGTTTTCTTTCTTCCAGCCCAACGTCATGGGTGCCAAGAACCTCTATTCCAAGGCACTTGACCTTGCCGGCGACCTGCGCGGCAAGACCGTCTACGATCTCTATTCCGGCACGGGAACCCTCGCGCAAATTGCCGCGTCGCGCGCCCAGCGCGTCATCGGCGTGGAGATCGTGGAGGAAGCCGTCGAGAAAGCCCGTGAAGCCTGTCAACGCAACGGTCTTGCGAATGTACGCTTCGTTGCATCCGACGTCCTTGCCGAGCTGACCCGTCTCGCCGACATCGGCGATCGTCCCGACGTTGTCCTTCTCGATCCGCCTCGCCAGGGTATTCATCCCAAGGCTGTCGCCCACCTCATCGCTGCTGCCCCCGAGCGCATCGTATACATCTCCTGCAATCCCACCACACAGGTTCACGACCTGTCTCTCTTTACTGCCGGTGGCTACCGCGTCGAGCAAGTGGTTGCCTTCGACCAGTTTCCGCGGACGAAGCATGTTGAGACGGTCTGTTTGATGTCAAGAAAGGACTAA
- a CDS encoding recombinase family protein, whose translation MNKNITMIPARKKQGNTKTETPSPTLRVAAYCRVSTDSDEQATSYEAQVAHYTEYIQAQKGWELAGIFADDGISGTNTKKREEFNRMIDACEAGEIDIIITKSISRFARNTLDCLKYIRKLKEINIPVFFEKENINTMDAKGEVLITIMASLAQQESQSLSQNVKLGIQYRYQQGKVQVNAKWFLGYDKDADGHLVINSEQAKTVKRIYREYLEGLSMNKIAAGLEADGIRNGAGHTKWTPSNIRQILTNEKYIGDALLQKTYTVDFLTKKRVRNEGHMPQYYVENDHEAIIPKEIFLLAQDELVRRRNLSKRADGKRKAYSSNHCLSGLVICGECGEYYRRIHWNNRGCKSIVWRCMSRLTPGNNSCHARTVEEEFLKGIVLSAINRCIKDKGCFFAELEDRITHVIDHESSVDMKSIEQRLEDLQQMLMDRISNREPYEDVANEIDAVKEEKMQAELAQAKTDNQILRIQAMRDFLQAQTGILTTLDDALVRRMVDTITIHDKKIDVRFTSGVSVSIKQ comes from the coding sequence ATGAATAAGAACATCACCATGATTCCCGCCCGAAAGAAGCAGGGAAACACAAAGACGGAAACGCCAAGCCCCACTCTTCGGGTAGCTGCTTACTGTCGCGTTTCTACAGATTCCGACGAACAGGCAACAAGCTATGAAGCACAGGTTGCGCACTACACGGAATACATTCAGGCACAAAAAGGCTGGGAGCTGGCGGGCATTTTTGCCGATGATGGCATTTCTGGCACCAACACCAAAAAGCGCGAAGAATTCAATCGTATGATTGATGCCTGCGAGGCAGGCGAGATCGACATAATTATTACCAAGTCCATCTCGCGTTTTGCTCGAAATACGCTTGATTGCCTGAAATACATCCGAAAGCTCAAAGAAATCAACATCCCAGTTTTCTTTGAAAAGGAAAACATCAACACGATGGATGCCAAAGGCGAAGTGTTGATCACCATCATGGCCTCCCTTGCTCAACAGGAAAGCCAGAGTCTGTCTCAGAATGTGAAACTCGGCATCCAGTACCGCTACCAGCAGGGAAAAGTGCAGGTCAACGCCAAATGGTTTTTAGGCTATGACAAAGATGCGGATGGTCACCTCGTGATCAATTCTGAACAGGCAAAAACGGTAAAACGCATCTATCGAGAGTATCTTGAGGGGCTTTCCATGAACAAAATCGCTGCAGGACTTGAGGCGGATGGCATAAGAAACGGAGCCGGACACACCAAATGGACTCCCAGCAATATTCGCCAAATTCTCACCAACGAAAAATATATCGGTGATGCCCTTTTGCAAAAAACCTACACCGTTGATTTTCTGACCAAGAAGCGCGTAAGAAATGAAGGACACATGCCACAGTACTATGTGGAAAATGACCACGAAGCTATCATTCCAAAGGAGATCTTCCTGCTGGCTCAAGACGAGCTGGTAAGAAGACGCAACCTTTCTAAGCGAGCGGATGGCAAACGAAAAGCCTACTCGTCTAACCACTGTCTGTCCGGGCTTGTTATCTGTGGTGAGTGCGGCGAGTATTACCGCCGGATTCACTGGAACAACCGGGGATGCAAATCCATCGTCTGGCGCTGCATGAGCAGGCTTACTCCCGGAAACAACTCCTGCCATGCGAGAACGGTGGAGGAGGAGTTTTTGAAAGGCATTGTGCTTTCTGCTATTAACCGTTGCATTAAAGATAAGGGGTGCTTTTTTGCTGAACTGGAGGATCGGATTACTCACGTGATTGACCACGAGTCCTCAGTAGACATGAAATCGATAGAGCAAAGACTGGAGGATCTACAGCAAATGCTCATGGATCGCATTTCGAATCGAGAACCCTATGAAGACGTTGCAAATGAGATTGATGCAGTGAAAGAAGAAAAAATGCAAGCCGAGCTTGCTCAGGCAAAGACGGACAATCAGATCCTGCGCATCCAAGCGATGCGCGACTTTTTACAAGCGCAGACCGGTATACTCACAACTCTGGATGATGCGCTGGTGCGCAGAATGGTGGATACCATCACGATTCATGACAAAAAAATTGATGTCCGGTTTACGTCTGGTGTATCTGTATCTATCAAGCAGTAG
- a CDS encoding recombinase family protein, producing MKALKKVTRIDGVATQRKQQKQMRIAVYCRVSTESDAQLESLEAQRKHYASYICTRDGWTLHDIYYERGVSAAKSKARPELRRMLRDCRLGKIDLVLTKSISRFSRNTADCLRMVRKLLELKIPVYFEKENINTSEMESELFLSILSSMAQDESASQSANVRWSIEQRFQSGTFIITCPPFGYRNDDGVMAIVENQAVIVREIFQLALAGYGGYSIARILNDQNIPSAHGGLWSSGSILAILKNEKYTGDCLFQKTYTDDAFKRHKNNGEKNAYLVRDHHKAIIDRKTYDAVNELIELKRENKGIIQESPKYLNRTVLSGKVRCKACGSVMKRITRYTQSGSYKMYACSTHLHSKKNCPFKAVYEDGILCAFASMMNKLTFAREAILEPLLSEMQGQKPKTYVKELKVANEAIREDSDKLDVLTRLSASGYLDRPHFLKEKNKLVTRIEERKKEREQLKIQEAGKDDTVINLEALCHYVKGRKVSERFCEEEFKRFVDAVEVVSRTEVCFILKCGLRLPERLA from the coding sequence GTGAAAGCATTGAAGAAAGTAACGAGAATCGATGGTGTGGCAACACAACGGAAGCAGCAAAAACAGATGCGCATCGCCGTCTATTGCCGTGTCTCCACCGAATCGGACGCGCAGCTTGAAAGTCTGGAAGCGCAGCGTAAACACTATGCTTCCTATATTTGCACTCGAGACGGATGGACTTTGCACGATATCTATTATGAAAGGGGCGTCAGCGCTGCCAAGAGCAAAGCAAGACCTGAACTCAGACGCATGCTGCGTGACTGCCGCCTCGGAAAAATCGACCTTGTGCTAACCAAATCCATCAGTCGTTTTTCCAGAAATACAGCAGATTGCTTGCGCATGGTCAGAAAGCTTCTGGAACTAAAGATCCCCGTATACTTTGAGAAGGAAAATATCAATACCAGTGAAATGGAGAGCGAGCTTTTTTTATCCATCCTAAGTTCGATGGCGCAGGATGAGTCCGCTTCCCAATCTGCCAATGTGCGCTGGTCCATTGAGCAACGCTTCCAAAGCGGGACATTCATCATCACCTGCCCGCCTTTCGGTTATCGAAACGACGATGGTGTGATGGCAATCGTGGAAAATCAGGCTGTGATCGTGCGAGAGATCTTTCAACTTGCGCTGGCAGGATATGGCGGATATTCAATCGCAAGAATTCTCAATGATCAAAACATCCCTTCTGCCCACGGAGGACTTTGGAGCAGCGGAAGTATCCTTGCCATCTTGAAAAATGAAAAATATACCGGCGATTGCCTTTTTCAGAAGACCTATACCGATGATGCCTTCAAGCGTCATAAAAACAACGGTGAGAAAAATGCATACCTCGTGAGAGACCATCATAAGGCGATCATCGACAGAAAAACATATGACGCGGTTAACGAACTGATCGAGCTCAAGCGTGAGAATAAAGGGATCATTCAGGAGAGCCCCAAGTATCTCAATCGAACGGTGCTCTCCGGGAAGGTGAGATGTAAAGCATGCGGTTCGGTCATGAAGCGCATCACTCGCTATACGCAAAGCGGCAGTTACAAGATGTATGCATGCAGTACGCATCTGCACAGCAAGAAGAATTGCCCTTTCAAGGCTGTGTATGAAGATGGCATTCTCTGCGCCTTTGCAAGCATGATGAACAAATTGACCTTTGCCCGCGAAGCCATACTGGAACCTCTATTAAGCGAGATGCAAGGTCAGAAGCCAAAGACATATGTAAAAGAACTCAAAGTAGCAAACGAAGCCATTCGTGAGGATTCAGACAAGCTGGATGTGCTGACACGCTTAAGCGCTTCGGGATACCTCGACCGTCCGCATTTCCTCAAGGAGAAAAACAAACTTGTCACGCGAATTGAAGAAAGAAAAAAAGAGCGCGAACAGCTCAAAATTCAGGAAGCCGGGAAAGACGATACCGTAATAAACCTCGAAGCGCTCTGCCACTATGTAAAAGGGAGAAAAGTTTCGGAACGCTTTTGCGAGGAAGAATTCAAAAGGTTCGTCGATGCCGTAGAGGTTGTCAGTCGAACCGAGGTCTGCTTCATCCTGAAATGCGGACTCCGTCTTCCGGAAAGGCTGGCCTAA
- a CDS encoding GH25 family lysozyme, with the protein MSKGIDVSKWNGSIDFNKVKADGIDFVIIRAGYGWDTSQKDRTFEQNYARAKAAGLHVGAYWYSYARSADNARSEAKVCKQIIAGKQFDYPIFFDLEESSQLSRGQAFCDSLIQAFCNEMEAGGYFAGFYTSASVARNILSKSIRKRYAFWCAQWANTNSFEGESGLWQYSSKGSVSGIAGNVDLDISYIDYPSLIRGGGFNGYAKGSTAPTAKPAPAPEKKTVETLADEVIKGLWGNGEERKRRLTASGYSYDAVQKKVNERLSVKPKKSINTLAREVIHGDWGNGNERKNRLTKAGYNYDAVQKRVNELL; encoded by the coding sequence ATGAGTAAAGGGATTGACGTCTCCAAATGGAACGGCTCGATTGATTTCAACAAGGTAAAAGCGGACGGAATTGATTTTGTCATCATCCGTGCCGGCTATGGTTGGGATACTTCCCAGAAGGACCGCACCTTTGAACAGAACTACGCCCGGGCAAAAGCCGCTGGCCTTCATGTTGGGGCTTACTGGTATTCGTATGCCCGAAGCGCAGATAACGCAAGGTCAGAAGCGAAAGTATGTAAGCAGATCATCGCCGGAAAGCAGTTTGACTATCCGATCTTTTTTGATCTGGAAGAATCGTCTCAGCTTTCTCGAGGGCAGGCTTTCTGTGACAGCCTCATCCAAGCCTTCTGCAATGAAATGGAAGCGGGCGGTTACTTTGCCGGTTTCTACACGAGTGCCTCGGTCGCGAGAAACATTCTCTCGAAATCCATCCGCAAGCGCTATGCCTTCTGGTGCGCCCAGTGGGCAAACACGAACAGCTTTGAAGGCGAAAGCGGCCTTTGGCAGTACTCCAGCAAGGGCAGCGTATCTGGCATTGCCGGCAATGTGGACTTGGACATTTCTTACATCGACTATCCCTCCCTCATCCGTGGCGGCGGATTTAATGGCTATGCCAAAGGAAGCACTGCACCCACTGCAAAACCCGCACCGGCTCCGGAAAAGAAAACTGTAGAGACGTTGGCTGACGAGGTGATAAAAGGCCTCTGGGGAAACGGCGAGGAGCGCAAGCGCCGCCTGACGGCTTCCGGTTATTCCTACGATGCAGTACAGAAAAAGGTCAACGAGCGTCTTTCCGTCAAGCCGAAAAAGTCCATCAACACCCTTGCCCGTGAGGTGATTCATGGCGACTGGGGCAACGGCAACGAGCGAAAGAATCGCTTGACGAAGGCCGGCTACAATTATGATGCCGTGCAAAAGCGTGTAAACGAACTCCTGTGA
- a CDS encoding holin family protein — translation MKEFWNSIQLIFTGIGGWLGFYLGGFDGLLYALIAFVITDYITGIMCAVADKKLSSAVGFKGIARKVLIFLLVGIGHMIDAQVIGTGSVLRTAVIFFYLSNEGLSLVENATHLGLPVPKKLKVVLAQLHERAEKEETHE, via the coding sequence ATGAAAGAGTTCTGGAACAGTATCCAGCTCATCTTCACCGGAATCGGCGGATGGCTGGGATTTTATCTTGGAGGATTTGACGGTTTGCTTTATGCACTCATCGCCTTTGTCATCACCGACTACATCACCGGCATCATGTGCGCAGTAGCAGACAAGAAGCTCTCGAGTGCGGTCGGCTTCAAAGGCATCGCAAGAAAGGTCTTGATCTTTCTGCTCGTAGGCATCGGACACATGATTGATGCTCAGGTCATCGGTACTGGCTCGGTTCTGCGCACGGCCGTCATCTTCTTCTATCTCTCCAATGAGGGCCTGTCCCTTGTCGAAAATGCCACGCATCTGGGACTGCCTGTCCCGAAAAAGCTGAAAGTCGTGCTCGCACAGCTCCATGAGCGCGCAGAAAAGGAGGAAACACATGAGTAA
- a CDS encoding DUF859 family phage minor structural protein, whose translation MASSGSFSGSIHGGHYVLRVDWKQTKDITNNHSTITATMVLVNDWTLYISGRTNNTCTIDGQSQAFSSPAVDTTGSHTLGSVTKTVNHNSDGSKTLNISAVFHIEATISGTYYSTITANASITLDSIPRASSVSASSISMGTATTIKISRAVSSFTHTLAYRFGSVSSAIAIKTTGTSLSWTPPLSLASQIPNSTSGTCTITCYTYNGGTYIGSKATTITLYVPSTIKPTIGSLTASHIDGTVPSTWGVYVQYKSKATLAISGATGSYGSTIRSYSITGGGFSGSSSSLTTGFLNDYGTTTFTAKVTDSRGRTSDAKTVSISVLPYYSPRFLSAQSERADSTGTPKGDGTYVRALLEFYFASVGGKNTITTSVSYKKESDATWTDAATTFTSNTPFTFGSGSISPENTYEVKYTLTDAFTSISITDSISTAAVVMDFKNGGNGLAIGKVSEIEKCFEVAPDWSVKVYGLLLPAYIASLSGGLPFGVCNDAADVVEKTGECPDFQTLNTGAVVLMKFMHNNTATFPRINVNGTGLKYIVNVGRTAVGTNYWRPEQTVILIYDGIFWVALTTPLADTSYFGITKLSTSTSSTSTSTAATSSAVKAAYDRNSWPSISLTSPLAVSSGGTGASYASAARSNLGITATSLYSGAITTGSTTFSKSYNFFVIIGQPSTASSRCALVVPSAQLTTTATNYQIADESNYYAFKLYYSGTTVTLAYYDRSSNGQIIRVFGVN comes from the coding sequence ATGGCATCTTCCGGCAGTTTTTCCGGTTCCATTCACGGCGGTCACTATGTGCTGCGCGTCGACTGGAAGCAAACCAAAGACATCACCAACAACCACTCGACCATCACGGCCACGATGGTGCTCGTGAACGACTGGACCCTTTACATCAGTGGGCGCACCAATAACACCTGCACGATTGATGGTCAGTCGCAGGCCTTTTCCTCTCCTGCGGTCGATACCACAGGAAGTCACACCTTAGGCTCCGTTACCAAGACGGTCAATCACAACAGTGACGGATCAAAGACGCTCAACATCTCTGCGGTCTTTCACATTGAAGCGACGATTAGCGGCACCTATTACAGTACGATTACGGCAAATGCCTCCATCACGCTGGACTCGATTCCGCGTGCCTCGTCTGTGTCTGCCTCATCCATCTCGATGGGGACGGCAACCACCATCAAGATCTCTCGGGCAGTATCGTCCTTCACACATACGCTGGCTTACCGGTTTGGCAGTGTTTCCAGCGCCATTGCCATAAAAACCACCGGTACCTCATTGTCCTGGACACCGCCGTTAAGCCTTGCCTCGCAGATTCCAAATAGCACCTCGGGGACATGCACCATCACTTGCTATACCTATAATGGCGGAACATACATCGGCTCCAAGGCAACAACCATCACGCTTTATGTGCCTTCTACGATAAAGCCGACCATCGGCAGTCTGACGGCCAGCCATATCGACGGGACCGTGCCTTCCACTTGGGGCGTGTATGTGCAGTACAAATCCAAGGCGACGCTGGCCATATCGGGTGCCACCGGAAGCTACGGCTCGACGATTCGCTCCTACAGCATCACGGGTGGAGGCTTTTCCGGATCGTCCTCTTCACTTACGACAGGTTTTTTAAATGACTATGGCACCACCACTTTTACCGCCAAGGTCACCGATTCCAGAGGACGCACCTCCGATGCCAAAACCGTAAGCATCTCCGTTTTGCCGTACTACTCGCCACGCTTTTTAAGTGCGCAGTCCGAGCGTGCCGACAGCACAGGCACGCCAAAGGGGGATGGCACTTATGTCCGAGCCCTTCTGGAGTTTTACTTTGCTTCTGTCGGAGGAAAGAATACCATCACCACCTCGGTATCGTACAAAAAAGAATCCGACGCGACCTGGACAGATGCCGCTACAACCTTTACGAGCAACACACCCTTCACTTTCGGAAGCGGCTCGATTTCGCCGGAAAATACGTATGAGGTGAAATACACCCTAACCGATGCCTTTACCAGCATCTCCATTACCGATTCCATTTCCACCGCAGCCGTTGTGATGGATTTCAAGAACGGCGGAAACGGGCTGGCCATCGGCAAGGTATCGGAAATCGAGAAATGCTTCGAGGTCGCACCGGACTGGAGCGTGAAGGTTTACGGGCTGCTTTTACCAGCGTATATCGCATCGCTGAGCGGCGGATTGCCCTTTGGCGTTTGCAATGATGCAGCCGATGTGGTGGAGAAAACCGGCGAGTGTCCGGATTTTCAAACGCTGAACACTGGCGCTGTGGTCTTGATGAAATTCATGCACAACAATACGGCCACCTTTCCCAGAATCAACGTTAACGGCACCGGACTTAAGTACATCGTCAATGTGGGAAGAACGGCTGTCGGTACCAACTACTGGCGACCCGAGCAGACGGTAATTCTGATCTATGACGGAATTTTCTGGGTGGCCTTGACCACGCCCTTGGCCGATACCAGCTATTTTGGCATAACGAAACTCTCCACCAGCACCAGCTCGACCAGCACTTCCACAGCAGCGACCTCTTCGGCTGTAAAAGCCGCCTACGACCGGAACTCCTGGCCTTCCATTTCGCTCACCAGTCCCTTGGCCGTCTCCTCCGGTGGTACCGGCGCATCCTATGCCTCTGCCGCCCGGTCGAATCTCGGGATTACCGCAACCTCCCTCTACAGCGGCGCAATCACGACGGGTAGCACGACCTTTTCGAAGAGCTACAACTTTTTCGTCATTATCGGCCAGCCCAGCACTGCTTCTTCGAGGTGCGCACTGGTCGTGCCTTCCGCCCAGCTCACTACGACAGCCACCAACTACCAGATTGCGGACGAGAGCAATTACTACGCTTTCAAGCTTTACTACTCAGGCACGACCGTGACACTTGCTTACTACGACAGAAGTTCCAATGGGCAGATTATCCGAGTGTTTGGGGTGAATTAA
- a CDS encoding phage tail protein, with translation MSQFTVYVDGALFYHPDLSELAVTEAKIEEDAQSIDRFILSAPFTHPYITKIHPLASTIICKKGDQIVFEGRVLDDGTDFYNTHTWICESALAFLKDSLQPPYHYQGPLRGLLELFLSSHNSAVEEKKQFVLGTVTVSDTNDYVAYENGDYSVTLDAIKEKLLDTHGGYLKVSYTADGKKQLDYLADFTAASLQTVEYGKNLLDVKINRDHTKRVSMLIPLGAKSTETDSEGNETERRVDITSVNGGLNYVEDADTTAEIGKIWTTEIWDDVTLPENLLRKAQARLPELKDGITSMELSIVDESDTGSTLSEMHAGEYIRCLSKPHGIDGRYLCLARTRDYLHPASNTITIGARNITLSKAATEQSKNLEALSVDIEGKTEEINSAVSKADTALAEATQAKDAASSLEVNVQQFYSEITKTAEQINSAVREEYVSKSDLETLRQDFSSSITQTSTELRLDFHAKTDEIRGNVIANQQLLEEYIRFRGALIELGKIGNAFTAELSNEQLAFKENGQVIAYISNQSLVITNAEIRYRLSLGTEGRGWFDFIPRPTGNLSVVWRASSN, from the coding sequence ATGAGTCAGTTTACAGTCTATGTCGACGGCGCCCTTTTCTACCACCCGGACTTAAGCGAACTGGCCGTCACAGAAGCCAAAATCGAGGAGGATGCTCAGAGCATCGACCGTTTCATTCTCTCCGCGCCGTTCACGCATCCCTATATCACAAAGATTCACCCGTTGGCATCGACCATTATCTGCAAGAAAGGCGATCAGATTGTCTTTGAAGGCCGGGTGCTGGATGATGGGACGGATTTTTACAATACGCACACCTGGATCTGCGAGTCGGCGCTGGCTTTTCTCAAAGACAGTCTTCAGCCACCTTATCACTATCAGGGCCCTCTTCGAGGTCTTCTGGAACTTTTTCTTTCTTCCCACAACAGCGCCGTGGAAGAAAAGAAGCAGTTTGTGCTGGGAACGGTGACCGTGTCCGATACCAATGATTACGTCGCTTATGAAAACGGCGACTATTCGGTGACGCTCGATGCCATCAAAGAAAAACTCCTCGACACCCACGGCGGCTATCTCAAAGTGAGCTACACAGCAGACGGCAAAAAGCAGCTGGACTATCTTGCCGACTTTACTGCCGCCTCGCTTCAAACCGTGGAATACGGCAAGAACCTGCTGGATGTGAAGATCAACCGCGATCACACGAAGCGTGTTTCTATGCTAATTCCGCTTGGCGCAAAGTCCACCGAAACCGACAGCGAAGGCAACGAAACCGAACGCCGCGTGGACATCACCTCAGTCAACGGAGGACTGAATTATGTAGAGGACGCTGACACTACAGCGGAGATTGGAAAGATCTGGACGACGGAAATCTGGGACGATGTCACACTTCCCGAGAACCTCCTCCGAAAGGCCCAGGCAAGGCTTCCGGAACTCAAAGACGGCATCACCAGCATGGAACTTTCCATTGTGGATGAGTCAGATACCGGTTCTACGCTTTCGGAGATGCATGCCGGAGAATACATCCGCTGTCTCTCCAAGCCCCACGGCATTGACGGTAGATACCTTTGTCTTGCGAGGACGCGAGATTACCTCCATCCGGCAAGCAACACCATCACGATCGGCGCGAGAAACATCACCCTTTCCAAGGCTGCCACAGAGCAGTCCAAGAACCTCGAAGCGCTTTCCGTCGACATCGAGGGAAAGACCGAAGAGATCAATTCGGCTGTAAGCAAAGCCGACACAGCGCTTGCCGAAGCAACGCAGGCCAAAGATGCCGCATCCTCTCTTGAGGTCAACGTTCAGCAGTTTTACTCGGAAATCACGAAAACTGCCGAACAGATCAACAGCGCCGTGCGTGAGGAGTACGTCTCCAAATCAGACCTCGAGACATTGCGGCAGGACTTTTCCAGTAGCATCACGCAGACGAGCACCGAGCTCCGGCTGGATTTTCATGCGAAAACGGATGAAATCCGAGGAAACGTCATCGCCAACCAGCAGCTGTTAGAAGAATATATCCGCTTTCGCGGGGCGCTCATTGAGCTCGGGAAAATCGGCAATGCCTTCACCGCAGAGCTTTCCAATGAACAGCTGGCCTTCAAGGAGAACGGACAGGTCATTGCTTACATTTCCAATCAATCGCTCGTCATCACCAACGCCGAAATTCGCTACCGGCTTTCCCTTGGCACCGAGGGACGCGGCTGGTTTGACTTCATTCCGCGCCCGACCGGCAACCTCTCCGTTGTCTGGAGGGCCTCTTCCAATTAA